The proteins below come from a single Streptomyces sp. MRC013 genomic window:
- a CDS encoding DUF6049 family protein: protein MAEAADLQGIDPSPARRRLRRVAAVGAAVPLLAGLVQLPLPPAAAATAPTSASATPTTAAAETLTVAVSLDTLSPSAPVKGDNLTLSGTVTNGGKETVSQAQIDVRLGARLSSRGAIEDAARRAGFSQGRDGRPLGDAHLVRLPEIPSGTSREFTLTVPVDKLGLDDPGVYQVGVSLSGRTPSEPYDQVLGIDRTFLPWQPTAAKSRTQISVLWPLISSPRLSAETGSDNQQTPVFESDGLAAELAPGGRLERMVALGAELPVTWVIDPDLLATAEAMTSEYRVRNEDTTVAGRNQAVAKRWLNSLGEAVRGDKVIALPYGDPDLASLAHRGRRVSGSLSHLRPATELAESTVETILHVKPSVEYAWPANGAVDPSIVDVATSAGADRVITRSDSMRERLSYTPNAARPIGGGTTAVVSDALLSTAFEGDMSRAGDSTTAIQRFLAHTLTVTHERPDTGRSIVVAPQRMPTASQAESLASALRILGSERWSQFSDLITATTAKPDPRATTSVPSAGKYPKALSRRELPEAVFRQMRNTRDSLENFQVILTAAYRVVTPFGNAIKREMSTSWRGRPEQAVEYGRGVQAHLESLTDEVKLIEKTDLTLSGRSATIPVTVQNKLVQGVEHLVLRLRSTKPTRLKLNGGETVAELPVRIEGGHSQSVKFTASANANGPVPVEAQLYTEDGRRYGAAMTFTVKVSEITSTVMLVIAGGVLLLVLAGVRMYSQRKRAAARRDDADTTEEAGPAQPVAGSAAPVQPSDPATDTGPQSTDPSGPGEKVEH, encoded by the coding sequence GTGGCCGAAGCGGCAGACCTCCAGGGTATCGATCCCTCCCCTGCCCGCCGCCGGCTGCGGCGGGTGGCCGCAGTCGGCGCCGCCGTCCCCCTCCTGGCCGGGCTCGTGCAGCTGCCCCTCCCACCCGCCGCTGCCGCGACGGCGCCGACGTCCGCATCGGCGACGCCGACGACTGCCGCGGCAGAGACCCTGACCGTCGCTGTGTCCCTGGACACACTCTCGCCGAGCGCACCGGTCAAAGGGGACAACCTCACACTGAGCGGCACGGTGACCAACGGGGGCAAGGAGACGGTGAGCCAGGCGCAGATCGATGTGCGCCTCGGTGCGCGGCTCTCCAGCCGCGGCGCGATCGAGGACGCCGCACGACGCGCCGGCTTCTCCCAGGGCAGGGACGGAAGACCCCTGGGTGACGCGCACCTCGTGCGGCTCCCCGAGATCCCGTCCGGCACCAGCCGCGAGTTCACCCTGACCGTGCCGGTCGACAAGCTCGGTCTCGACGATCCCGGTGTATACCAGGTGGGCGTCTCCCTCTCCGGCCGCACGCCGAGCGAGCCGTACGATCAGGTGCTGGGCATCGACCGGACCTTCCTGCCCTGGCAGCCGACCGCCGCGAAGAGCAGGACGCAGATCAGCGTCCTGTGGCCGCTGATCTCCTCGCCCCGCCTCTCCGCCGAGACGGGCTCCGACAACCAGCAGACGCCGGTGTTCGAGAGCGACGGCCTGGCCGCGGAACTGGCGCCCGGCGGTCGGCTGGAGCGAATGGTCGCGCTCGGGGCCGAACTGCCCGTCACCTGGGTCATCGACCCGGACCTGCTGGCCACCGCCGAGGCCATGACCAGCGAGTACCGGGTCAGGAACGAGGACACCACCGTCGCGGGCAGGAACCAGGCCGTCGCGAAGCGGTGGCTGAACTCCCTGGGTGAGGCCGTGCGGGGCGACAAGGTGATCGCGCTTCCGTACGGCGACCCCGACCTCGCGTCTCTCGCCCACCGGGGCAGGCGCGTCTCGGGCTCCCTGAGCCACCTGCGTCCGGCGACGGAACTGGCCGAGTCGACGGTCGAGACGATCCTCCACGTGAAACCGTCCGTCGAGTACGCCTGGCCCGCCAACGGAGCCGTCGACCCGTCGATCGTCGATGTGGCGACCTCGGCCGGGGCCGACAGGGTGATCACCCGCAGCGACAGCATGCGGGAACGCCTTTCGTACACACCGAACGCCGCCCGTCCGATCGGCGGCGGGACGACCGCGGTCGTCTCCGACGCGCTGCTGTCCACCGCCTTCGAAGGCGACATGTCCCGCGCGGGCGACTCCACGACGGCGATCCAGAGATTCCTCGCGCACACGCTCACCGTCACCCATGAGCGACCGGACACAGGCCGCAGCATCGTCGTCGCCCCTCAGCGGATGCCCACGGCCTCCCAGGCGGAGTCCCTGGCGAGCGCCTTGCGGATTCTGGGTTCGGAGCGCTGGTCGCAGTTCTCGGATCTGATCACCGCAACGACCGCCAAACCCGACCCCAGGGCGACGACGAGCGTGCCGTCCGCCGGGAAGTACCCCAAGGCGCTCAGTCGGCGTGAGCTGCCGGAGGCAGTGTTCCGGCAGATGCGGAACACCCGGGACAGTCTGGAGAACTTCCAGGTCATCCTCACCGCCGCCTACCGCGTCGTCACTCCGTTCGGGAATGCGATCAAGCGGGAGATGTCCACGTCGTGGCGGGGCCGCCCCGAGCAGGCCGTCGAGTACGGCAGGGGCGTCCAAGCCCACCTGGAGAGCCTCACCGACGAGGTGAAGCTGATCGAGAAAACGGACCTGACGCTCTCCGGGCGCAGCGCCACTATCCCGGTGACCGTGCAGAACAAACTGGTGCAGGGGGTCGAGCACCTGGTGTTGAGGCTGAGGTCGACCAAGCCGACCCGTCTGAAGCTCAACGGCGGCGAGACGGTCGCCGAGCTCCCGGTGCGGATCGAGGGCGGTCACAGCCAGTCGGTGAAGTTCACCGCCTCCGCCAACGCGAACGGTCCCGTCCCCGTCGAGGCTCAGCTGTACACGGAGGACGGCCGGCGGTACGGCGCCGCCATGACCTTCACCGTCAAGGTCTCCGAGATCACGTCGACGGTGATGCTCGTCATCGCCGGGGGAGTGCTGCTTCTGGTCCTCGCCGGTGTCAGGATGTACAGCCAGCGCAAGCGTGCCGCGGCACGACGTGATGACGCCGACACGACCGAGGAGGCCGGCCCCGCCCAGCCGGTGGCCGGGAGCGCTGCTCCGGTGCAGCCGAGTGACCCCGCGACGGACACCGGACCGCAAAGCACCGACCCGTCGGGCCCGGGTGAGAAAGTGGAGCACTGA
- the sigM gene encoding RNA polymerase sigma factor SigM: MGAGTEQEPGDADLLARHVAGDPDAFGELVRRHRDRLWAVALRTLGDREEAADAVQDALVSAFRAAHTFRGQSAVTTWLHRITVNACLDRARKTASRRTTSVDDAERLERLLEPHESAEAPAERQDLHRQLLAALAKLPADQRAALVLVDMQGYAVAEAARILEVPVGTVKSRCARGRARLVPMLIHLRGGPVDNTGIAGGRNRTPGTSVPPASGPKDPGPNGPAAVKGGGGRA, from the coding sequence ATGGGAGCGGGAACAGAGCAGGAGCCCGGCGACGCGGACCTGCTCGCCCGGCACGTCGCGGGCGACCCCGACGCCTTCGGTGAGCTGGTGCGACGCCATCGCGATCGGCTCTGGGCAGTGGCCCTGCGCACGCTCGGCGACCGCGAGGAGGCCGCCGACGCCGTCCAGGACGCCCTCGTCTCGGCGTTCCGGGCTGCTCACACCTTCCGTGGCCAGTCCGCCGTCACCACGTGGTTGCACCGCATCACGGTCAACGCCTGCCTGGACCGGGCACGCAAGACCGCTTCGCGTCGGACGACGTCCGTGGACGACGCGGAACGGTTGGAGCGACTCCTGGAGCCCCACGAGTCGGCCGAGGCCCCTGCCGAGCGGCAGGACCTACACCGCCAGCTCCTGGCCGCCTTGGCGAAGCTTCCGGCCGACCAGCGCGCCGCCCTGGTTCTCGTCGACATGCAGGGCTACGCGGTGGCCGAGGCTGCCCGGATACTCGAAGTGCCGGTGGGAACGGTGAAGAGCCGCTGCGCCCGGGGCCGCGCCCGCCTCGTCCCGATGCTCATCCATCTACGCGGCGGCCCCGTGGATAACACCGGTATCGCCGGGGGAAGGAACCGGACGCCGGGGACATCCGTCCCACCGGCGTCGGGACCCAAGGATCCAGGACCAAATGGCCCTGCTGCTGTGAAGGGCGGAGGTGGACGCGCGTGA
- the murJ gene encoding murein biosynthesis integral membrane protein MurJ — protein MNAPYDGDRGQGAAGGSTPPGGTPSVPTPEWTAPAGPPAPHAPHPHDPYVQDAYDHDPYRFHDLSSQDPVDEVLYDRAAHPPPPPGTEPRPLYQQPAAPQYAPDPRVWAQTPPPEPSGPSRRLPYGDDARTVQFTGVDDLVTHASEGKPTADVFAHLYRDQQLQGQSTAAPPAPEPVEPDVSEEPVAAPPKKPGGKASGLLKSSAVMAAGTLVSRLTGFLRSLVITGALGAATLGDAFTVASTLPTMIYILTVGGGLNSVFVPQLVRSMKNDEDGGEAYANRLLTLVMVALAVIVGIAVFLAPLLVHAMSPTLANDPDANSVAVTFARFCLPTIFFMGVHVVAGQILNARGRFGAMMWTPVLNNVVVIFTFGLFIWVYGAYSETKMGVDVIPDEGVRLLGAGMLLGLVVQALSMVPYLREAGFRFRPRFDWKGQGLGKTVGLAKWTVLFVLANQAGVVVVTQLATAAGKASGADGAGILAYSNAQLIWGMPQAIITVSVMAALLPRISRAAHDGDPGAVRDDISHGLRSSAVAIVPVAFGFLALGMPLCTLLYASSGPEAATGMGFMLMAFGLGLVPYSVQYVVLRGFYAYEDTRTPFYNTVIVAAVNAAASALCYFALPARWAVVGMAAGYGVAYMVGVGVAWRRLRNRLGGDLDGAHVVRTYARLSMASVPAALAAGAVAWGLLALLGKDALGSLAALAAGGAVLIGVFYMAARKMRIEELNAMVGMVRGRLGR, from the coding sequence ATGAACGCGCCGTACGACGGTGACCGCGGCCAGGGCGCGGCTGGCGGCAGTACGCCTCCGGGTGGGACACCGTCCGTTCCGACTCCGGAGTGGACGGCGCCCGCCGGCCCGCCCGCTCCGCACGCCCCCCACCCGCACGATCCCTACGTCCAGGATGCCTACGACCACGATCCGTACCGCTTCCACGACCTCTCCTCGCAGGACCCCGTCGACGAGGTCCTGTACGACCGGGCCGCGCATCCGCCGCCTCCGCCCGGCACGGAGCCCCGACCGCTCTACCAGCAGCCCGCCGCTCCGCAGTACGCGCCCGATCCCCGGGTGTGGGCCCAGACGCCTCCGCCCGAGCCCTCCGGTCCCTCCCGCCGTCTCCCCTACGGCGACGACGCCCGAACCGTGCAGTTCACCGGGGTCGACGACCTGGTGACCCATGCCTCCGAGGGGAAGCCGACGGCCGACGTCTTCGCGCATCTGTACCGGGACCAGCAGCTCCAGGGCCAGTCGACGGCGGCCCCGCCGGCCCCCGAACCGGTGGAACCGGACGTCTCCGAGGAACCGGTGGCGGCCCCGCCGAAGAAGCCGGGTGGAAAGGCGTCCGGGCTGCTGAAGTCCAGCGCCGTGATGGCGGCGGGCACCCTGGTGTCGCGCCTCACCGGCTTCCTGCGGAGCCTGGTGATCACCGGCGCCCTGGGAGCGGCGACGCTCGGCGACGCGTTCACCGTCGCCTCCACGCTCCCGACGATGATCTACATCCTGACCGTGGGCGGCGGCCTCAACTCGGTCTTCGTGCCGCAGCTCGTCCGCTCGATGAAGAACGACGAGGACGGTGGCGAGGCGTACGCCAACCGGTTGCTGACCCTGGTGATGGTCGCCCTCGCCGTGATCGTGGGCATCGCCGTCTTCCTGGCGCCCCTGCTCGTCCACGCCATGTCGCCCACCCTCGCGAACGACCCGGACGCCAACAGCGTCGCCGTCACCTTCGCCCGGTTCTGCCTGCCGACCATCTTCTTCATGGGCGTCCACGTGGTGGCGGGACAGATCCTGAACGCCCGCGGCAGGTTCGGCGCCATGATGTGGACGCCGGTCCTCAACAACGTCGTCGTCATCTTCACGTTCGGCCTCTTCATCTGGGTGTACGGCGCCTACTCCGAGACGAAGATGGGCGTGGACGTCATTCCCGACGAGGGCGTGCGGCTACTCGGCGCCGGCATGCTGCTGGGCCTCGTCGTCCAGGCCCTCTCGATGGTCCCCTACCTGCGCGAAGCGGGCTTCCGCTTCCGGCCGCGCTTCGACTGGAAGGGCCAGGGCCTCGGCAAGACGGTCGGGCTGGCCAAGTGGACGGTCCTGTTCGTCCTCGCCAACCAAGCGGGCGTCGTCGTCGTCACACAGCTCGCCACCGCCGCCGGAAAGGCATCCGGCGCGGACGGGGCGGGCATCCTCGCCTACTCCAACGCCCAGCTGATCTGGGGCATGCCGCAGGCGATCATCACCGTCTCCGTCATGGCCGCGCTGCTGCCCCGCATCTCCCGTGCGGCCCACGACGGCGACCCCGGTGCCGTCCGGGACGACATCTCGCACGGCCTGCGCAGCTCGGCCGTCGCGATCGTGCCGGTCGCCTTCGGCTTCCTCGCGCTGGGCATGCCGCTGTGCACCCTGCTCTACGCCTCCAGCGGCCCGGAGGCTGCCACGGGCATGGGCTTCATGCTGATGGCGTTCGGCCTGGGCCTGGTCCCGTACTCCGTCCAGTACGTGGTGCTGCGCGGCTTCTACGCGTACGAGGACACCCGCACGCCGTTCTACAACACCGTCATCGTGGCGGCCGTCAACGCCGCCGCCTCCGCCCTCTGCTACTTCGCGCTCCCCGCACGGTGGGCCGTCGTCGGTATGGCCGCCGGCTACGGCGTCGCCTACATGGTCGGTGTGGGCGTCGCCTGGCGACGGTTGCGCAACCGGCTGGGAGGCGACCTCGACGGGGCCCACGTCGTACGGACGTACGCCCGCCTCTCCATGGCCTCGGTCCCCGCGGCACTGGCCGCCGGCGCGGTCGCGTGGGGCCTCCTCGCCCTGCTCGGGAAGGACGCGCTGGGCTCCCTCGCGGCACTCGCGGCCGGCGGAGCCGTACTGATCGGCGTGTTCTACATGGCGGCCCGCAAGATGCGCATCGAGGAGCTCAACGCCATGGTGGGCATGGTCCGGGGCCGTCTCGGCCGCTAG